From a single Candidatus Cetobacterium colombiensis genomic region:
- a CDS encoding SDR family oxidoreductase has product MNWSKSRDVLGIVDDQISVPTYSYDLALYSLKLLKTKKYGLYHLSNGGVASKYDQAQYVLNAIGWKGTLNRAKSSDFQLPAKRAEYSKLDSTKLEETIGEKIPTWESGIDRFLNEMREKGSFN; this is encoded by the coding sequence ATAAACTGGAGTAAATCTAGAGATGTTTTAGGAATAGTTGATGATCAAATATCTGTTCCAACATATTCATATGATTTAGCTTTATACTCACTAAAACTATTAAAAACTAAAAAATATGGATTATATCATTTAAGTAACGGTGGAGTTGCTTCAAAATATGATCAAGCTCAATATGTTTTAAATGCCATTGGTTGGAAAGGAACACTAAATCGTGCAAAGAGTAGCGATTTCCAATTACCAGCTAAAAGAGCAGAATATTCTAAATTAGATAGCACTAAATTAGAAGAAACTATTGGAGAAAAAATTCCAACTTGGGAAAGTGGAATAGATAGATTTTTAAATGAGATGAGAGAGAAGGGGAGTTTTAATTAA
- a CDS encoding glycosyltransferase family 2 protein, with protein MKSKSCGLVIWYNPGIGEVKNLKTYYDELEKIFIVDNSDINNSKLIENLEKIEYIPNYKNLGIATALNQGCKKAIENGYQWILTMDQDSKFDNNFNSFLKEANRIVKKDNSIVIVGPKIQENQKSGYMERIITSGNLLNLKAYLSVNGFRDDFFIDEVDFDICYRLRKKGYKIYCLENIILKHKLGNPKSLSILGKTITSMNHGHIRKYYIIRNRLHMSKLYPECRLSYIKDCILDTIKILLLEKDKIKKLIYSLKGYIDYKRNKFGKL; from the coding sequence ATGAAATCTAAAAGCTGTGGATTGGTAATATGGTATAATCCTGGAATTGGTGAAGTTAAAAATCTAAAAACTTATTATGATGAATTAGAAAAAATATTTATAGTAGATAATTCAGATATCAATAATTCAAAATTAATTGAGAATTTAGAAAAAATAGAGTATATTCCTAATTATAAGAATTTAGGAATAGCAACAGCCTTAAATCAAGGATGTAAAAAGGCAATAGAAAATGGTTATCAATGGATTTTAACGATGGACCAAGATTCAAAATTTGATAATAATTTTAATTCTTTTTTGAAAGAAGCTAACCGAATTGTTAAAAAAGATAATTCTATTGTAATAGTAGGTCCTAAAATACAAGAAAATCAAAAGAGTGGCTATATGGAGAGAATAATAACTTCAGGAAATTTATTAAATTTAAAAGCATATTTAAGTGTAAATGGATTTAGAGATGATTTTTTTATTGATGAGGTTGATTTTGATATTTGTTATAGATTAAGAAAAAAAGGATATAAAATATATTGTTTAGAAAATATAATTCTTAAACATAAACTAGGAAATCCTAAGAGTTTAAGTATTTTAGGTAAAACTATAACATCTATGAATCATGGACATATAAGAAAGTATTATATTATTAGAAATCGTTTACATATGTCAAAACTTTATCCAGAGTGCAGACTTTCCTATATTAAAGATTGTATTTTAGATACAATAAAAATATTACTATTAGAAAAAGATAAAATAAAAAAATTAATATATTCACTTAAAGGGTATATTGACTATAAAAGAAATAAATTTGGGAAATTATAG
- the ltrA gene encoding group II intron reverse transcriptase/maturase translates to MKLIDKIICEKNIAIAISNLKKNKGSKTPGIDGNTILDIIENKEQIIQKIKVELGVGLYKPSLIKRTEIPKGNGKTRPLGIPTIYDRVVQQSIKQILEPILDKKFHANSFGFRPNRSAENAIALNNNLINRGNLYFVVDIDIKSFFDNINHNKLIKQLYKIGIKEAKILKLIKVMLKSNVLLPDGSIIKSIKGTPQGGVLSPLLANVVLNELDWWIHRQWSGIKTQHDYGAQNHKERALKKTKLIEVKLVRYADDFKLFCRSRKNAEIMFSLTKNFLKKRLKLEVSREKSKVINLKKKSSEFLGFRIKAVRNKKKRTARTWILEKRKHKILQKLKEQIKIIQKYKSKAQAIKYNAMILGIQNYYNIATMVNIDLGRIGYILTRILKNRLGKGNYKKDILYERRYSKYNYKVWNVNKITLFTLDACKFKVPKQYSKRKKTRIEIDRLYRYTELGDKNWEVLRAKVRYMYNSKCAVTNEYINGNNNFHIHHIIPQKNGGKDTLENLILLKPEVHRALHSKNAIEHYEGNQTYKMLLESLSKYI, encoded by the coding sequence ATGAAACTAATAGATAAAATTATATGTGAAAAGAATATAGCAATAGCAATTAGTAATTTAAAGAAAAATAAAGGAAGTAAAACACCAGGTATAGATGGTAATACAATACTAGATATAATTGAAAATAAGGAACAAATAATACAAAAAATTAAGGTAGAATTAGGTGTGGGTTTATATAAACCATCATTAATTAAGCGAACAGAAATTCCAAAAGGAAATGGAAAAACTAGACCATTAGGAATTCCCACGATATATGATAGAGTAGTTCAACAGTCAATAAAACAAATCTTAGAACCAATATTAGATAAGAAATTTCACGCGAATTCATTTGGATTTAGACCGAATCGAAGTGCAGAAAACGCGATAGCTTTAAATAATAATCTAATAAATAGAGGTAATCTATATTTTGTAGTAGATATTGATATTAAAAGTTTCTTTGATAATATAAATCATAATAAGTTAATAAAACAACTCTATAAAATTGGGATAAAAGAAGCTAAAATATTAAAACTAATTAAAGTTATGTTAAAATCTAATGTATTATTACCTGATGGATCAATTATTAAAAGTATAAAAGGAACACCACAGGGTGGAGTGCTATCTCCATTATTAGCTAACGTAGTATTAAATGAGCTGGATTGGTGGATTCATAGACAGTGGAGTGGGATAAAGACTCAACACGATTATGGAGCACAAAATCACAAAGAGAGAGCCTTGAAAAAAACGAAACTTATTGAAGTAAAGCTTGTGCGATATGCTGATGATTTCAAATTATTTTGTAGAAGTAGAAAAAATGCGGAAATAATGTTTTCATTAACTAAAAATTTTCTAAAAAAAAGGTTGAAACTAGAGGTTTCGAGAGAAAAATCAAAAGTTATAAATTTGAAGAAAAAATCAAGTGAATTTCTTGGATTTAGAATAAAAGCAGTCAGAAATAAGAAGAAAAGAACTGCTAGAACTTGGATTTTAGAAAAGAGAAAGCATAAAATCTTGCAGAAGCTAAAGGAACAGATCAAAATTATACAAAAATATAAAAGTAAAGCTCAAGCAATTAAGTATAATGCTATGATTCTGGGAATTCAAAATTACTACAATATTGCTACAATGGTTAATATAGACCTTGGAAGGATAGGATATATCCTAACGAGGATTCTCAAAAACAGATTAGGAAAAGGTAACTACAAAAAAGATATATTATATGAGCGCAGGTATAGCAAATATAACTATAAAGTTTGGAATGTAAATAAAATAACATTGTTCACATTAGACGCATGTAAATTTAAAGTTCCAAAGCAATACTCTAAAAGAAAGAAAACTAGAATAGAAATTGACAGGTTATATAGATATACTGAGTTAGGTGATAAAAACTGGGAAGTGTTACGCGCTAAAGTCAGATACATGTATAATTCAAAATGTGCAGTCACGAATGAATACATAAATGGCAATAATAACTTTCATATTCACCATATTATACCTCAAAAAAATGGAGGAAAAGATACGCTAGAAAACTTAATCCTATTAAAACCAGAAGTACACAGGGCACTTCATAGCAAAAATGCTATTGAACACTATGAAGGCAATCAAACATATAAAATGTTATTAGAATCACTTTCTAAATATATATAA
- a CDS encoding CatB-related O-acetyltransferase, with protein sequence MYRKLKSYLALYLFKKKWRSQNKHNQITPINKFPLEKVKVGKYSYGPIDVRSWGSSEEGLEIGNYVSIASGVKFILGGNHEINTFTTYPFKVMYLGDKVEAWTKGPIIVKDDVWIATDSIIMSGITIGQGAIVAAGSVVTKSVPAYAIVGGNPAKIIKYRYSKEIIDKMLEFDWSKIDLNKIEKLKKELYEPLTLELVKKLKKEFGEN encoded by the coding sequence ATGTATAGAAAATTAAAAAGTTATTTAGCTTTATATTTATTTAAAAAAAAGTGGAGAAGTCAAAATAAGCATAATCAAATAACCCCGATTAATAAATTTCCTTTAGAAAAAGTAAAAGTTGGAAAATACTCGTATGGTCCAATAGATGTAAGAAGCTGGGGAAGTTCTGAAGAGGGATTAGAAATAGGTAATTATGTATCAATAGCTTCAGGAGTAAAATTTATTTTGGGTGGGAATCATGAAATTAATACGTTTACGACTTATCCATTTAAAGTGATGTATTTAGGAGATAAAGTTGAGGCTTGGACAAAAGGACCGATTATAGTAAAAGATGATGTATGGATAGCAACAGATAGCATTATAATGTCAGGAATAACAATTGGACAAGGGGCGATAGTAGCTGCAGGAAGTGTAGTAACAAAAAGTGTTCCAGCATATGCAATAGTAGGTGGAAATCCAGCTAAAATAATAAAATATAGATATTCAAAAGAAATAATTGATAAGATGTTAGAATTTGATTGGAGTAAAATAGATTTAAATAAAATTGAAAAATTAAAAAAAGAATTATATGAACCATTAACTTTAGAGTTAGTTAAAAAATTAAAAAAAGAATTTGGAGAAAATTAA
- a CDS encoding glycosyltransferase family 2 protein produces MVKNKILLSVLIPTFNRDKYLEKALTTFFEQITDDIKENIEIIVSDNHSIDNTEEVLKKFDKEAKLDGLKFKFSKNEENIGPDGNFLKLIKKSNGKFCWIFGDDEFLLKNGLLKILEILDENSELGLLHIGNQNLKNKKEVFPKDETQKFIKNVNYMISFITANIFNKECIDWEINYENCKGSNLIQENFYFQSILKSKENIYLNDEIFTTERADNVGSYKLFETFGKNQNQIFDLFIKNGLEKSTVDFINKKMLREFFPMYILNLDKKSKWENENVYEEMKLTFSQYLEFWIFCVPLIKFPKLIKKPYFLAIRILNKLIKIIGR; encoded by the coding sequence ATGGTAAAAAATAAAATATTACTTTCTGTATTAATACCAACTTTTAATAGAGATAAGTATTTAGAAAAAGCTTTAACGACATTTTTTGAACAAATTACAGATGATATAAAAGAAAACATAGAGATAATTGTTTCGGATAATCACTCTATTGACAATACAGAAGAAGTATTAAAAAAATTTGATAAAGAAGCGAAATTGGATGGGTTAAAATTTAAATTTTCAAAAAATGAAGAAAATATAGGACCAGATGGTAATTTTTTAAAACTAATAAAAAAAAGTAATGGTAAGTTTTGTTGGATTTTTGGAGATGATGAATTTTTATTAAAGAATGGATTACTAAAAATACTAGAAATATTAGATGAAAATTCAGAACTTGGATTATTGCATATAGGAAATCAAAACTTAAAAAATAAAAAAGAAGTGTTCCCTAAAGATGAAACACAAAAATTTATAAAAAATGTAAATTATATGATTTCTTTTATAACTGCTAATATATTTAATAAAGAGTGCATAGATTGGGAAATAAACTATGAAAATTGCAAAGGAAGTAATTTAATTCAAGAAAATTTTTATTTTCAATCAATATTAAAAAGTAAAGAAAATATATATTTAAATGATGAAATTTTTACAACTGAAAGAGCGGATAATGTAGGAAGTTATAAATTGTTTGAAACATTTGGAAAAAATCAAAATCAAATATTTGATTTGTTTATAAAAAATGGATTAGAAAAATCAACTGTTGATTTTATAAATAAGAAAATGTTAAGAGAATTTTTTCCTATGTATATATTGAATTTAGATAAAAAAAGTAAATGGGAAAATGAAAATGTGTATGAAGAAATGAAATTAACATTTTCTCAATATTTAGAATTCTGGATATTTTGTGTTCCTCTAATAAAATTTCCAAAATTGATAAAAAAACCATATTTTTTAGCTATTCGTATACTTAATAAATTAATAAAAATTATAGGGAGATAG
- the rfbH gene encoding lipopolysaccharide biosynthesis protein RfbH: MSKIDKLKQEILEKTKELYELKFGQKKEFIPGETYVNYGGRFFDEKEMVNLIDSSLDFWLTTGPWAKKFEKGLAEYLGTKFCSLVNSGSSANLLAFMALTSPSLGDRRINRGDEVITVAAGFPTTVTPVIQYGAIPVFVDVEIPSYNIDITQLEAALSEKTKAVMVAHTLGNPFNLKAIREFCDRNNLWLIEDNCDALGSEYFIDGEWKKTGTIGDLGTSSFYPPHHMTMGEGGAVYTNNSKLARLVNSFRDWGRDCWCDSGKDDTCKYRFTKQFGELPLGYDHKYVYSHFGYNLKVTDMQAAIGCAQLEKLPAIVEARRNNWERLYNGLKDLSDKIVLPEKEKDSNPSWFGFLISVKENSGKSRVELAKYLEANKIQTRNLFAGNLIKHPAFDEMRASGEGFRTVGDLKNTDFIMNNTIWIGVYPGMSNEMLDFMIEKVREYVLG; encoded by the coding sequence ATGAGTAAAATAGATAAATTAAAACAAGAAATATTAGAAAAAACTAAAGAGTTATATGAATTAAAATTTGGACAAAAAAAAGAGTTTATTCCAGGAGAAACATATGTAAATTATGGTGGAAGATTCTTCGACGAGAAAGAGATGGTAAATCTAATAGACTCATCACTTGACTTTTGGTTAACAACAGGACCTTGGGCTAAAAAATTTGAAAAGGGATTAGCTGAGTATTTAGGAACAAAATTTTGTTCATTAGTAAACTCAGGGTCTTCAGCTAATCTTTTAGCATTTATGGCATTAACATCTCCATCTTTAGGTGATAGAAGAATAAATAGAGGAGATGAAGTAATAACTGTAGCAGCAGGATTTCCAACTACAGTAACTCCAGTTATTCAATATGGAGCAATTCCTGTATTTGTAGACGTAGAGATTCCTTCATACAATATAGATATAACTCAATTAGAAGCAGCTTTGTCAGAAAAGACCAAAGCAGTTATGGTAGCACATACTTTAGGAAATCCATTTAATTTAAAAGCTATAAGAGAGTTTTGTGATAGAAATAATCTATGGTTAATAGAGGATAACTGTGACGCTTTAGGTTCAGAATATTTTATAGATGGAGAATGGAAAAAAACAGGAACTATTGGAGATTTAGGAACATCAAGTTTCTATCCACCTCATCACATGACCATGGGAGAGGGAGGAGCTGTATATACTAATAATTCTAAATTAGCTAGACTAGTTAATTCTTTTAGAGATTGGGGAAGAGATTGCTGGTGTGATAGTGGAAAAGATGATACTTGTAAATATAGATTTACAAAGCAATTTGGAGAGTTACCTTTAGGTTATGATCATAAATATGTGTATTCACACTTTGGATATAATTTAAAAGTTACAGATATGCAAGCAGCAATAGGATGTGCTCAACTTGAAAAACTTCCTGCAATAGTTGAAGCTAGAAGAAATAATTGGGAAAGATTATATAACGGATTAAAAGATTTAAGTGATAAAATTGTGCTTCCAGAAAAAGAAAAAGACAGTAATCCAAGTTGGTTTGGATTTTTAATTTCTGTTAAAGAAAATTCAGGAAAATCTAGAGTTGAGTTAGCTAAATATTTAGAGGCTAATAAAATCCAAACAAGAAATCTATTTGCAGGAAATCTAATAAAGCACCCAGCTTTTGATGAGATGAGAGCTTCAGGAGAAGGGTTTAGAACTGTAGGAGATTTAAAAAATACAGATTTTATAATGAATAATACAATTTGGATTGGTGTATATCCAGGAATGAGCAATGAAATGTTAGACTTCATGATAGAAAAAGTTAGAGAGTATGTTTTAGGATAG
- the rfbF gene encoding glucose-1-phosphate cytidylyltransferase has protein sequence MKAVILAGGFGTRLSEATNLIPKPMVEIGGKPILWHIMKTYSLHGINEFVICCGYKAYVIKEWFANYFMHNSDVTVDLANNTIEVHECKAEPWKVTLVDTGLHTMTGGRIKRIQKYIGNEPFLLTYGDGVSDIDITASIEEHKKNGKALTVTAYKPNGKFGALEIDEVGSVNAFTEKPAGDGMWINAGYFICEPEVFSYITEGDSTIFEKAPLENLAKDGKMHSYKHTGFWKPMDTLRDNTELNAMWDSGKAPWKKW, from the coding sequence ATGAAAGCAGTTATTTTAGCAGGTGGATTTGGAACAAGACTTAGTGAAGCTACAAATTTAATACCAAAGCCAATGGTAGAAATTGGAGGGAAACCAATTTTATGGCATATAATGAAAACTTATTCATTACATGGAATAAATGAGTTTGTTATTTGCTGTGGATATAAAGCTTATGTAATAAAAGAATGGTTTGCAAATTACTTTATGCATAACTCTGATGTAACAGTAGATCTAGCAAATAATACAATAGAAGTTCATGAGTGTAAAGCTGAACCATGGAAAGTAACTTTAGTAGATACAGGACTTCATACTATGACTGGTGGAAGAATAAAGAGAATTCAAAAATATATAGGTAATGAACCATTTTTATTAACTTATGGAGATGGAGTATCAGACATAGATATTACTGCATCAATAGAAGAACATAAAAAGAATGGGAAAGCATTAACAGTTACTGCCTATAAACCAAATGGAAAATTTGGAGCTTTAGAAATAGATGAAGTAGGGTCAGTAAACGCTTTTACTGAAAAACCTGCAGGTGATGGAATGTGGATAAATGCAGGATATTTTATATGTGAACCAGAAGTATTTTCATATATAACAGAGGGAGATAGTACAATATTTGAAAAAGCTCCTCTTGAAAATTTAGCAAAAGATGGGAAAATGCATTCATATAAGCATACTGGATTTTGGAAACCGATGGATACATTAAGAGATAATACAGAATTAAATGCAATGTGGGATTCAGGGAAAGCACCTTGGAAAAAATGGTAG
- the rfbG gene encoding CDP-glucose 4,6-dehydratase produces the protein MIKNFNNVYKGKKVLVTGHTGFKGSWLAIWLKELGAEVIGYSLDPYTDKDNFVLSNLSDKIIDIRGDLRDRKKLGEVFSKYKPEIVFHLAAQPLVRLSYDIPVETYEVNVMGTINVMEEIRKTKEIKVGILITTDKCYENKEQIWGYRENEPMGGYDPYSSSKGAAEIAINSWRKSFFNPKDYEKHGKSIASVRAGNVIGGGDWAKDRIIPDCIRALEENRVIDIRMPKAVRPWEHVLEPLSGYLLLGQKMLENPGEYCEGYNFGPTLDAIVPVWDVATMVTKFYGSGELKDCSNPNALHEANLLLLDITKARFELDWKPTLTIENSIELTTEWYKRYKNENVYDLCLEQIEKFCNFER, from the coding sequence ATGATAAAAAATTTTAATAATGTTTATAAAGGTAAAAAAGTATTAGTAACAGGACACACTGGTTTTAAAGGATCTTGGTTAGCAATATGGTTAAAAGAGTTAGGAGCAGAAGTTATTGGTTATTCTTTAGATCCTTATACAGATAAGGATAATTTTGTACTTTCGAATTTATCAGATAAAATTATTGATATAAGAGGTGATTTAAGAGATAGGAAAAAATTAGGAGAAGTGTTTTCAAAGTATAAACCAGAAATAGTATTTCATTTAGCAGCTCAACCACTTGTTAGATTGTCTTATGATATTCCTGTTGAAACATATGAAGTAAATGTAATGGGAACAATTAATGTAATGGAAGAGATTAGAAAAACTAAGGAAATAAAAGTAGGGATACTTATAACAACAGATAAGTGTTATGAAAATAAAGAGCAAATCTGGGGTTATAGAGAAAATGAACCTATGGGTGGATATGATCCATACTCTTCATCTAAAGGAGCAGCAGAGATAGCTATAAACTCTTGGAGAAAATCATTTTTTAATCCAAAAGATTATGAGAAACATGGGAAAAGTATTGCTTCTGTAAGGGCTGGAAATGTAATTGGAGGAGGAGATTGGGCTAAGGACAGAATCATTCCAGATTGTATAAGAGCTCTTGAAGAAAACAGAGTTATTGATATAAGAATGCCAAAAGCAGTTAGACCTTGGGAACATGTATTAGAACCTTTAAGTGGATATCTGCTTCTTGGGCAAAAAATGTTAGAAAATCCAGGTGAATACTGTGAAGGATATAATTTTGGACCAACTTTAGATGCAATAGTTCCTGTATGGGATGTGGCAACAATGGTAACTAAATTTTATGGAAGTGGAGAATTAAAAGATTGTTCTAATCCTAATGCTCTTCATGAAGCAAATTTATTATTATTAGATATAACAAAAGCTAGATTTGAATTAGATTGGAAGCCAACTTTAACAATAGAAAATAGCATTGAACTTACAACAGAATGGTATAAAAGGTATAAAAATGAAAATGTATATGATTTATGTTTAGAGCAAATAGAAAAATTTTGTAATTTTGAAAGGTAG
- a CDS encoding thiamine pyrophosphate-binding protein, whose protein sequence is MKVSDYIVKFFEEKKIDTVFGYLGGMITHLADSIAKNPNVDFIQVYHEQTASIAVEGYARENGNIGVAIATSGPGATNMITGIADAYFDSIPALYITGQVNTYEYKYDKPIRQLGFQETDVVALVKGITKYATMITDESRIRYELEKAYFIAKEGRQGPVLLDIPMNIQRAEINPDILEGFIPDKKKEKVYDLKEINQLLKEAKRPMLLVGGGCINSNSQAKINNFVEKTGIPVVSSLMGKGAVDETKDEYMGMLGSYGNRCANIAVANADLLIALGTRLDTRQTGAMVSEFLRNGKIIHIDIDETELENHRIENKINISMDAKQFIGELQKDTLNILEWKTYLKDLKKNYNQEKEIERNVKNKAPYKLIETLNKYSKEGEVFTGDIGQNQMWTAQSLILKKNQKFFTSGGLAPMGYSLPCSVGVAFAKKNDEAIYSINGDGGFHMAIQSLLLISQYNLPIKVIIMNNSALGMITQFQELYFENRLTGTVKDGGYILPNLKEIASAYGVKYYKVTEAELSDESLMKNIFSQRNCLIDYQIEGESRVYPKLEFNSPLENTSPKLPEDELKKLMIKC, encoded by the coding sequence ATGAAAGTATCAGATTATATAGTTAAATTTTTTGAAGAAAAAAAAATAGATACAGTTTTTGGATATTTAGGTGGAATGATAACTCATTTAGCAGATTCAATAGCTAAAAATCCAAATGTTGATTTTATTCAAGTATATCATGAACAAACAGCATCAATAGCAGTGGAAGGTTATGCTAGAGAGAATGGAAATATAGGTGTAGCAATAGCGACAAGTGGTCCAGGTGCAACAAACATGATAACGGGAATAGCGGATGCTTATTTTGATTCAATTCCAGCTTTATACATAACAGGTCAAGTAAATACTTATGAATATAAATATGATAAACCTATAAGGCAACTAGGGTTTCAAGAAACAGATGTAGTTGCTTTAGTTAAAGGAATAACAAAATATGCCACAATGATAACAGATGAAAGTAGGATAAGATATGAGTTAGAAAAAGCTTACTTTATCGCAAAAGAAGGTAGACAAGGTCCAGTATTGTTAGATATACCCATGAATATTCAAAGAGCAGAAATAAATCCAGATATTTTAGAAGGATTTATTCCAGATAAGAAAAAAGAAAAAGTATATGATTTAAAAGAAATAAATCAATTATTAAAAGAAGCTAAAAGACCGATGCTATTAGTTGGAGGAGGATGTATTAACTCAAATTCTCAAGCAAAAATTAATAATTTTGTTGAAAAAACAGGAATACCAGTAGTTTCGTCTCTTATGGGAAAAGGAGCAGTTGATGAAACGAAAGATGAGTATATGGGAATGTTAGGAAGTTATGGAAACAGATGCGCAAATATAGCAGTAGCAAATGCAGACTTATTAATAGCTCTTGGAACTAGATTAGATACTAGACAAACAGGAGCGATGGTAAGTGAATTTTTAAGAAATGGTAAAATTATTCATATAGATATTGATGAAACTGAATTAGAAAATCATAGGATAGAAAATAAAATTAATATATCAATGGACGCTAAACAATTTATAGGTGAGTTACAAAAAGATACTTTAAATATTTTAGAATGGAAAACTTATTTAAAAGATTTAAAGAAAAATTATAATCAAGAAAAAGAGATTGAAAGAAATGTAAAAAATAAAGCACCATATAAATTAATAGAAACTTTAAATAAATACTCTAAAGAGGGAGAGGTATTCACAGGAGATATTGGTCAAAATCAGATGTGGACAGCTCAAAGTTTGATATTGAAAAAAAATCAAAAATTCTTTACTAGTGGAGGATTAGCCCCAATGGGTTATTCATTACCTTGTTCAGTAGGAGTAGCATTTGCTAAAAAAAATGATGAAGCGATATATTCAATAAATGGAGATGGTGGTTTTCATATGGCAATTCAGTCATTATTATTAATCTCTCAATATAATCTTCCTATAAAGGTTATAATAATGAATAATAGTGCATTAGGAATGATAACACAATTCCAAGAGCTGTATTTTGAAAATAGATTAACTGGAACAGTTAAAGATGGTGGATATATACTTCCTAATTTAAAAGAGATTGCTTCTGCATATGGAGTAAAATATTATAAAGTAACAGAAGCAGAATTAAGTGATGAAAGTTTAATGAAAAATATTTTTTCACAAAGAAATTGTCTAATTGATTATCAAATTGAAGGAGAATCAAGAGTTTATCCAAAACTTGAATTTAATTCGCCGTTAGAAAATACAAGTCCAAAATTGCCAGAAGATGAGCTAAAGAAGTTGATGATAAAATGTTAG
- a CDS encoding NAD-dependent epimerase/dehydratase family protein gives MKKVIISGATSMIGVALIEECIKNNIYVTALSRKNSPNLIRLPKSKFIDIVECDINNLENLKNLCSKDYDIFYHFAWEGTTKSERNDIFLQDKNITTSITALKMAKELGCHTFVGAGSQAEFGRVDKDKISPETSANPEIAYGIAKYSACKLTQIYAKQLGINHIWGRIFSVYGIWDNEETMINSTIDKLLKKEKTSFTKAEQIWDYLYSEDAGRAFYLMGLKGKDQSIYCIGSGEGKPLYEYIKIISGKLSNKLDLGIGEIGYTENQVMRLCADISSLKEDTGFTPKYNFEEGIAKTLEWKKIYFKSVKENE, from the coding sequence ATGAAAAAAGTTATAATATCTGGAGCTACAAGTATGATAGGAGTGGCGTTAATAGAGGAATGTATAAAAAATAATATTTATGTAACTGCTTTATCAAGAAAGAATTCGCCAAATTTAATAAGATTACCTAAATCAAAATTTATAGACATTGTAGAATGTGATATAAATAATTTGGAAAATTTAAAGAATTTATGTTCTAAAGATTACGATATATTTTATCACTTTGCTTGGGAAGGAACTACAAAATCAGAGAGAAACGATATATTTTTACAAGATAAAAATATAACTACTTCAATAACAGCCTTAAAAATGGCCAAAGAACTAGGATGTCATACATTTGTAGGAGCTGGATCGCAAGCTGAATTTGGAAGAGTAGATAAAGATAAAATTTCACCTGAAACATCTGCTAATCCAGAAATAGCTTATGGAATAGCAAAATATAGTGCGTGTAAATTAACACAAATATATGCGAAACAGTTAGGAATTAATCATATATGGGGAAGAATTTTTAGTGTTTATGGCATTTGGGATAATGAAGAAACAATGATAAATTCAACAATAGATAAGTTATTGAAAAAAGAAAAAACTTCTTTTACTAAAGCTGAACAAATTTGGGATTATCTTTACTCTGAAGATGCTGGAAGAGCTTTTTATTTAATGGGATTAAAAGGAAAGGATCAATCGATATATTGTATAGGAAGTGGAGAAGGAAAACCTCTTTATGAATATATAAAAATAATAAGTGGAAAATTATCGAATAAATTAGATTTAGGGATAGGAGAGATAGGTTATACAGAAAATCAGGTTATGAGATTATGCGCTGATATTTCAAGTTTAAAAGAAGACACTGGTTTTACACCTAAATACAATTTTGAAGAAGGAATAGCAAAAACTTTAGAGTGGAAAAAAATTTATTTTAAGAGTGTAAAAGAGAATGAATAA